One window of Candidatus Methylomirabilis sp. genomic DNA carries:
- a CDS encoding 2-oxoacid:acceptor oxidoreductase subunit alpha, whose protein sequence is MSNIKNTQSAPGDRQRPTSELETVVIRFAGDSGDGMQLTGTEFTKSVALEGSDLATFPDYPAEIRAPAGTLAGVSAYQVHFSSQEVFTPGDQPDVLVVMNPAALRINLPDLPRGGIIIANVGSFTQPNIEKAGYTANPLEDGSLSGYQVFAIDISKQVALALEGMGLTAKEVGRCKNFYALGLMFWLYNHPMEREEKSIRAKFQKNPKIAEANITAFRAGYYYGETAELFPSRFVVPPAVIAPGTYRHITGNEATAIGLITAAQLASLPLFCGSYPITPASDILHTLAMYPHYDVITFQAEDEIAAVAATIGAAYAGALGVTTTSGPGMALKSEAIGLAVMAELPLVIVNVQRGGPSTGLPTKTEQADLFQAVFGRNGECPVVVIAPATPGDCFWMAIEAARIAIRHMCPVICLSDGYLANGAEPWKLPEVASLQKIPVTFRTDPQGFYPYLREPKTLARPWVVPGTPGMEHRIGGLEKEDVIGNVSYEANNHEKMVRIRAEKIARIVHEIPNATVYGDPSGDLLIVGWGSTYGAITQAVKSLRRRGYRVSALHLRYLNPMSANVGQILANFRHVLVAEMNLGQLLMMLRAQFLVDAVGFHKIQGRPFKISEIVTKVEEILGAREQAELCTHAEVG, encoded by the coding sequence ATGAGCAATATCAAGAACACGCAGTCTGCGCCTGGAGATCGGCAACGACCGACGAGCGAGTTGGAGACGGTTGTCATTCGGTTTGCCGGCGACTCAGGCGATGGCATGCAACTGACCGGAACGGAATTTACCAAGAGCGTGGCGCTGGAAGGGAGTGACCTGGCGACATTTCCGGATTATCCGGCTGAGATTCGGGCGCCGGCAGGAACGCTGGCAGGCGTATCGGCCTACCAGGTTCACTTTTCGAGCCAGGAGGTGTTTACGCCGGGCGATCAGCCCGACGTCCTGGTGGTGATGAACCCGGCCGCGCTGCGCATCAACCTGCCGGACCTGCCGCGCGGTGGGATCATCATCGCCAATGTCGGGAGTTTCACTCAGCCGAATATTGAAAAGGCGGGATATACGGCAAACCCGCTTGAGGACGGCAGCCTTTCCGGTTACCAAGTGTTCGCGATCGACATCTCCAAGCAGGTCGCGCTCGCGCTGGAAGGGATGGGGCTGACGGCCAAAGAGGTCGGACGCTGCAAAAACTTTTACGCGCTCGGCCTTATGTTCTGGTTGTATAACCACCCGATGGAGCGTGAGGAGAAGAGCATCCGGGCTAAATTCCAGAAGAACCCGAAGATTGCTGAAGCCAACATTACGGCGTTTCGGGCCGGCTACTATTACGGCGAGACCGCTGAACTGTTTCCATCTCGCTTCGTCGTGCCGCCCGCTGTCATCGCGCCGGGCACCTATCGCCATATCACCGGCAACGAAGCCACGGCAATCGGCCTCATCACCGCCGCGCAACTTGCGTCACTGCCGCTCTTTTGTGGAAGCTACCCGATCACACCGGCCTCCGATATCCTCCACACCCTGGCGATGTATCCGCACTACGATGTGATCACGTTTCAGGCCGAGGACGAAATCGCGGCAGTAGCGGCCACGATCGGGGCGGCGTACGCGGGCGCGCTCGGGGTCACCACGACCTCCGGTCCGGGCATGGCGCTTAAGAGTGAAGCGATCGGTCTGGCGGTGATGGCTGAGCTGCCGCTGGTCATCGTCAACGTGCAGCGCGGCGGACCGTCCACCGGCCTTCCCACGAAAACCGAGCAGGCCGACCTCTTCCAGGCGGTCTTCGGGCGGAACGGCGAGTGCCCGGTAGTCGTCATCGCCCCGGCGACACCTGGCGACTGTTTCTGGATGGCCATCGAAGCGGCGCGGATCGCGATACGCCATATGTGCCCGGTCATCTGCCTCTCGGACGGCTACCTGGCGAACGGCGCCGAGCCCTGGAAACTCCCGGAGGTTGCCTCGCTTCAGAAGATCCCGGTTACGTTCAGGACCGACCCTCAGGGGTTCTATCCGTATCTGCGCGAACCCAAGACGCTGGCGCGTCCGTGGGTCGTTCCCGGAACACCGGGCATGGAGCACCGGATCGGCGGTCTTGAGAAGGAGGATGTGATCGGTAACGTCTCCTACGAGGCGAACAACCACGAAAAGATGGTGCGGATACGGGCCGAGAAGATCGCCCGCATCGTCCACGAGATCCCGAACGCAACGGTCTACGGCGATCCCTCCGGTGATCTGCTCATCGTCGGATGGGGCTCAACCTACGGGGCAATCACACAGGCGGTCAAGAGTCTCCGTCGGCGCGGCTACCGCGTGTCGGCGCTCCACCTGCGCTACCTGAACCCGATGTCGGCTAACGTCGGCCAGATACTGGCGAACTTTCGCCACGTACTGGTGGCGGAAATGAACCTTGGACAGTTGCTGATGATGCTGCGGGCGCAGTTCCTGGTTGACGCGGTGGGGTTCCACAAGATCCAGGGCAGGCCGTTCAAGATTTCCGAAATCGTGACCAAGGTGGAAGAAATCTTGGGCGCGCGTGAACAGGCTGAGCTTTGCACGCACGCAGAGGTGGGATAA
- a CDS encoding 2-oxoacid:ferredoxin oxidoreductase subunit beta produces the protein MTQCNLEQAPKLTRKDFISDQDVRWCPGCGDYAILAGIQRVMPELGIPREKIVFVSGIGCSSRFPYYMNTYGFHSIHGRAPAIATGIKLTRPDLMIWVITGDGDGLSIGGNHLIHTMRRNVDLKILLFNNRIYGLTKGQTSPTSVHGMKTKSTPFGALDRPFNPLSVAIGSAATFVARSIDIDSPHLQYVLRRAADHKGTAFVELYQNCNVFNDGTWESVTDKDVRSDRLLVLEHGKPLVFGKERKKGIRMRPDMSPEVVEIDGDTSGLLIHDETRTDEGYHFMLSRLSGPDFPQPVGVLRAVREPTYDELMTEQGRTVSQQQGKGNLEKLLHAGETWMVS, from the coding sequence ATGACTCAATGCAATCTCGAACAGGCCCCCAAACTGACACGCAAGGATTTTATCTCGGATCAGGATGTCCGCTGGTGTCCCGGATGCGGCGACTATGCCATTCTGGCCGGTATTCAGCGGGTGATGCCGGAACTGGGTATCCCGCGGGAAAAGATTGTCTTCGTCTCCGGGATCGGCTGTTCCTCGCGTTTCCCATACTACATGAATACCTACGGGTTTCACTCGATCCACGGACGGGCGCCGGCGATAGCGACCGGGATCAAGCTGACGCGCCCTGATCTGATGATATGGGTGATCACCGGTGACGGCGACGGTCTGTCGATCGGCGGCAACCACCTCATCCACACGATGCGGCGCAACGTCGACCTGAAGATCCTGCTCTTCAATAACCGCATCTACGGCCTGACCAAGGGTCAGACCTCGCCGACCAGCGTGCACGGCATGAAGACCAAGTCCACGCCGTTTGGAGCGCTCGACCGTCCCTTTAATCCGCTTTCGGTGGCGATCGGATCGGCGGCAACGTTCGTCGCGCGGTCGATCGACATCGACAGTCCACATCTGCAATATGTGCTTCGGCGCGCCGCCGACCACAAAGGGACGGCCTTCGTTGAACTGTATCAGAACTGCAACGTATTCAACGACGGGACATGGGAATCGGTCACCGACAAGGATGTGCGGAGCGACCGGCTGCTGGTCCTGGAACACGGCAAGCCGCTGGTGTTCGGTAAGGAGCGGAAGAAGGGGATCCGAATGCGCCCCGATATGTCTCCGGAGGTGGTCGAGATCGATGGTGATACTTCAGGGCTGCTGATCCACGACGAGACCCGGACCGACGAAGGTTACCACTTCATGCTGTCGCGACTCTCGGGTCCGGACTTCCCGCAGCCCGTCGGCGTGCTGCGCGCCGTCCGCGAGCCGACCTATGACGAGCTGATGACCGAGCAGGGCCGAACCGTCAGCCAACAGCAGGGTAAAGGCAATCTCGAAAAGCTCCTGCACGCCGGCGAGACCTGGATGGTTTCATAA
- the thyX gene encoding FAD-dependent thymidylate synthase, translated as MKQVEPQVFLLARPAIDAEGLAAYLQAVGAPGWTTDAPSAAEQLIEVAGRACYRSFEPGLNPNVTKVREGSQAYLQNILQVKHGSVLEHANWTFALFHVSRVLTHELVRHRAGTAISQESLRFVRLTDIPMWLPPEIRENPEARAIFEEAVVNGEKAQQQLAEALKIDGRPFHEKKVLTSAMRRIAPDGVATTLIWTANARTLRWVIESRTAPGAEVEIRSVFGKVAEIMTREAPNLFGDFTPIPLPDGTCQWQPDHSKV; from the coding sequence ATGAAGCAGGTGGAACCCCAGGTCTTTCTCCTGGCCAGACCGGCAATAGACGCTGAAGGGCTGGCCGCCTATCTGCAGGCCGTAGGCGCTCCCGGGTGGACGACTGATGCCCCTTCGGCAGCCGAGCAACTGATCGAGGTGGCGGGGCGCGCCTGCTACCGCTCCTTTGAGCCTGGCCTCAATCCGAATGTCACTAAGGTCCGGGAGGGTAGCCAAGCCTACTTGCAGAATATCCTACAGGTCAAGCACGGCAGCGTCCTGGAGCACGCCAACTGGACCTTCGCACTCTTTCATGTCAGCCGGGTCTTGACCCATGAGCTGGTGCGACACCGGGCCGGAACCGCCATCAGTCAGGAGAGCCTGCGCTTCGTGCGTCTGACCGACATCCCGATGTGGCTGCCGCCGGAAATCCGCGAGAACCCTGAGGCGCGCGCGATCTTCGAGGAGGCGGTGGTCAACGGTGAGAAGGCGCAACAACAACTGGCAGAGGCCTTAAAGATTGACGGGCGGCCGTTTCACGAGAAGAAGGTTCTCACCTCCGCCATGCGCCGGATCGCACCGGACGGAGTCGCCACGACCCTCATCTGGACCGCGAATGCCCGGACGCTCCGGTGGGTGATCGAGTCCAGAACTGCACCAGGAGCTGAGGTGGAAATCCGCAGCGTCTTTGGGAAGGTGGCCGAGATCATGACTCGGGAGGCTCCCAACCTCTTCGGAGATTTCACGCCGATCCCCTTACCCGACGGCACCTGCCAGTGGCAACCAGATCACAGCAAGGTGTGA
- a CDS encoding pentapeptide repeat-containing protein, translated as MKIVSWYDSSKTVYESGKEAIRDAVIEAVRKESPLMNADLKNAYLRDADLAGAILGGADLRDADLQGANLQGANLRDANLAGANLRRANLRDANVAGTNFAGANLDEADLFHVKFWGRGGSTKIKKAQVESFLKALGIVVEE; from the coding sequence ATGAAAATTGTGTCTTGGTACGATAGTAGTAAGACTGTTTACGAATCTGGGAAAGAGGCCATTCGTGATGCCGTGATCGAAGCGGTCAGGAAGGAATCTCCCCTCATGAATGCCGACCTGAAGAACGCCTATCTCCGAGACGCCGACCTCGCGGGCGCCATCCTCGGAGGCGCCGACCTTCGGGACGCTGATCTGCAGGGCGCCAACCTCCAGGGCGCCAACCTCCGGGACGCCAATCTTGCCGGCGCTAATCTGAGACGTGCCAACCTCCGGGACGCCAACGTCGCGGGTACCAACTTTGCAGGCGCCAACCTCGATGAGGCCGACCTCTTCCATGTAAAGTTTTGGGGACGCGGCGGTTCAACAAAAATTAAGAAAGCCCAAGTCGAGTCTTTCCTGAAAGCGTTAGGGATCGTGGTCGAGGAGTAA
- a CDS encoding SBBP repeat-containing protein yields MDLIDHAKVGVGLVMGLLAALNCPAPLAQASSPISSDSVQFSNQGPVAAVDSKASLAPTLQGTSSSIAGPNAATEAHVRAAYGKLPMHFEANHGQTNPQVKFLARGQGYTIFLTDTKAVLVLRQSNTKSSAVHQPLSAGHQPSPRLGPTILQMELVGASSKLQAVGIEKLPGTVHYLRGNDPAMWRTDIPTYAKVRNQSVYPGIDLVYYGNQSQLEYDFLVAPGADPHAITLRFEGATHLNVGAQGELVLHTAGRPIRLQKPFLYQEVEGMRRAISGGYAIKGAHQVGFQVGAYDASRPLVIDPVVVYSTLLGGSGDELGLAIAVDAKGHAYVTGISESANFPTSAGAFHSTHKGAGDVFVTKLAPTGASLVYSTFLGGSGDDWGHGIAVDAQGHAYVTGETRSANFPTTRNAFSRTHNGDRDAFVTKLAPTGASLVYSTFLGGSGDDWGHGIAVDAQGHAYVTGGTESPNFPTTPGAFDTSFNGAGDAFVAKLAPTGSALVYSTFLGGVRYDGGFGIAVDTEGNAYVTGETLSLNFPTTPGAFDTKPYSDRDAFVTKLAPTGASLVYSTFLGGSRSDWGHSIAVDAQGHAYVTGGTLSADFPTTPGARDTSYKGAGDAFVTKLAPTGSALVYSTFLGGSEYDIGFGIAVDDEGHAYVTGRTKSINFPTTLGALDTSYNGWGDAFVVKLAPTGSALVYSTFLGGSQHDWGEAIAVDKEGHAYVTGGAKSPDFPTTPGAVSSTLNGTGDAFITKYEF; encoded by the coding sequence ATGGATCTGATCGATCACGCGAAGGTTGGGGTTGGACTTGTGATGGGATTGCTTGCGGCGCTGAACTGCCCGGCCCCGCTTGCCCAGGCATCATCCCCGATCTCTTCCGATTCCGTCCAGTTCTCCAACCAAGGGCCGGTCGCAGCCGTAGACTCCAAGGCGAGCCTCGCTCCCACCCTCCAGGGAACGTCCTCTTCCATTGCCGGCCCCAACGCAGCCACTGAAGCCCATGTGCGGGCGGCATACGGGAAGTTACCCATGCACTTCGAGGCCAACCATGGTCAGACCAACCCCCAGGTGAAGTTCCTGGCCCGCGGTCAGGGTTACACCATCTTTTTGACAGACACCAAGGCCGTATTAGTCCTGCGTCAGTCCAACACGAAATCCTCAGCGGTTCACCAGCCGCTTTCCGCTGGGCATCAGCCAAGTCCGCGGCTCGGCCCCACGATCCTGCAGATGGAGCTTGTGGGCGCCAGCTCCAAGCTCCAGGCGGTGGGGATCGAGAAGCTGCCTGGTACGGTCCACTACCTTCGCGGTAACGACCCCGCCATGTGGCGCACCGACATCCCCACCTACGCCAAGGTGCGCAACCAAAGCGTGTACCCAGGTATCGACCTTGTCTACTACGGCAACCAGAGTCAACTCGAGTACGACTTTCTCGTCGCGCCGGGAGCCGATCCTCACGCCATCACCCTGCGCTTTGAGGGGGCCACACACCTTAACGTGGGGGCTCAGGGCGAGTTGGTCCTGCACACCGCGGGGAGACCCATCCGCCTTCAGAAACCCTTCCTCTATCAAGAGGTGGAGGGCATGAGACGGGCTATCTCCGGCGGCTATGCGATCAAAGGCGCACACCAGGTCGGCTTCCAGGTAGGCGCCTACGATGCAAGCAGACCGCTGGTGATTGACCCGGTGGTGGTCTACTCCACCCTTCTGGGTGGAAGTGGCGACGAATTGGGCCTCGCCATTGCTGTGGATGCGAAAGGCCATGCGTACGTGACAGGAATAAGCGAGTCCGCGAATTTCCCCACATCTGCCGGTGCGTTTCATTCTACGCACAAAGGCGCTGGGGATGTGTTTGTGACAAAGCTTGCTCCCACCGGCGCCAGCCTCGTCTACTCCACCTTTTTGGGCGGCAGTGGCGATGATTGGGGCCACGGCATCGCTGTGGATGCGCAGGGCCATGCATATGTGACGGGAGAGACCCGCTCCGCCAACTTCCCCACTACCCGCAACGCCTTCAGTCGCACGCACAATGGGGACAGGGATGCCTTCGTGACGAAGCTTGCTCCCACCGGCGCCAGCCTCGTGTACTCTACCTTTTTGGGCGGCAGTGGCGATGACTGGGGCCACGGCATCGCTGTGGATGCGCAGGGCCATGCATATGTGACGGGAGGCACCGAGTCTCCCAACTTCCCCACAACTCCTGGAGCGTTCGATACCTCATTCAACGGCGCCGGGGATGCCTTTGTGGCGAAGCTCGCTCCCACTGGTTCAGCGCTCGTCTACTCTACCTTCCTGGGCGGGGTCCGGTATGATGGGGGTTTTGGCATCGCCGTGGACACGGAGGGCAATGCGTACGTAACGGGAGAAACCCTCTCCCTTAACTTTCCCACAACTCCTGGAGCGTTCGATACGAAACCTTACAGCGACAGGGATGCCTTCGTCACGAAACTCGCCCCCACCGGCGCCAGCCTCGTTTACTCTACCTTCCTGGGAGGGAGCCGGTCTGATTGGGGCCACAGCATTGCTGTGGATGCGCAGGGCCATGCCTACGTGACGGGAGGAACGCTTTCCGCCGATTTCCCCACGACCCCTGGCGCGCGCGATACCTCCTATAAGGGCGCCGGGGATGCCTTCGTGACAAAGCTTGCTCCCACCGGCTCAGCCCTCGTCTACTCCACCTTCCTGGGAGGGAGTGAGTATGATATAGGCTTCGGTATTGCCGTGGACGACGAGGGTCATGCTTATGTGACGGGAAGGACAAAATCCATCAACTTCCCCACAACCCTCGGGGCGCTCGATACCTCCTACAACGGTTGGGGGGATGCCTTTGTGGTGAAACTCGCTCCGACCGGATCAGCGCTCGTCTACTCCACCTTCCTGGGAGGAAGCCAGCATGATTGGGGAGAGGCCATCGCCGTGGACAAGGAGGGCCATGCGTACGTGACTGGAGGCGCCAAGTCCCCCGACTTCCCTACGACTCCTGGCGCAGTCAGTTCCACACTCAATGGGACTGGAGACGCCTTCATCACCAAATACGAGTTTTAG
- a CDS encoding carbonic anhydrase, with protein MSTIRNEVLAANKAYAANFGEKGKLAMPPGRRFAVLTCMDARLDPAKYAGLSEGDAHVIRNAGGRASDDAIRSLVISYKLLGTREWFVIHHTNCGMETFTDEIMRGLLAKSLKTATIDAGGWHDTGQGPGSMEGTFIDWLTIGDQAESVCADVQRIRAHPLVPRDIPVYGYIYDVKTGQLVEVPEATRIGKAA; from the coding sequence ATGAGCACGATTCGAAATGAGGTACTCGCCGCCAATAAAGCCTATGCTGCCAATTTTGGAGAGAAGGGTAAGCTGGCCATGCCGCCGGGGCGGCGGTTCGCCGTCCTGACCTGCATGGATGCGCGACTTGATCCGGCCAAGTACGCGGGACTGTCGGAAGGGGATGCCCACGTGATCCGCAATGCGGGTGGTCGCGCCAGCGATGATGCGATCCGGTCGCTGGTGATTTCCTACAAACTCCTCGGGACCCGGGAATGGTTTGTCATCCACCACACCAATTGCGGCATGGAGACCTTTACCGACGAGATCATGCGCGGGCTGCTGGCCAAGAGCCTCAAGACCGCGACTATTGATGCCGGAGGATGGCACGATACCGGTCAAGGCCCCGGGTCAATGGAAGGCACGTTTATCGACTGGTTGACCATCGGGGACCAGGCCGAGAGCGTCTGTGCGGACGTACAACGCATTAGGGCCCACCCGCTGGTCCCGCGCGACATTCCCGTCTATGGCTATATTTACGACGTGAAGACCGGGCAACTCGTCGAGGTCCCTGAAGCCACACGAATCGGGAAGGCCGCGTAA
- a CDS encoding type II toxin-antitoxin system PemK/MazF family toxin, translating into MARILRGEIRWADLNPVRGKEQAGLRPVLIVSHDVFNECSGTVIAVAITSQPQRAGFPLTLALTSKSLPKRSWVKISQVRTLAVERIGKRLGGATAAEVSQVIEGLIEIMGGN; encoded by the coding sequence ATGGCCCGAATACTGAGGGGGGAGATTCGCTGGGCGGACCTGAACCCGGTTCGTGGAAAAGAGCAGGCGGGACTGCGTCCGGTTCTGATTGTGAGCCACGACGTGTTCAATGAGTGCTCCGGTACGGTGATCGCTGTGGCGATTACTAGCCAGCCCCAGCGTGCCGGTTTTCCGCTGACCCTAGCATTGACTTCGAAGAGTTTGCCGAAGCGCTCATGGGTCAAGATCAGCCAGGTTCGCACGCTGGCTGTGGAACGAATCGGAAAGAGGTTGGGAGGCGCCACTGCCGCAGAGGTATCTCAGGTTATTGAAGGGTTAATCGAAATCATGGGAGGAAACTAA
- a CDS encoding ribbon-helix-helix domain-containing protein, translated as MAKSKIAISLDENTLDRLDRLVQGEVFPNRSHAIQVAVEEKLERLKRSRLAQECAKLDPAFEKALAEEGLSEELSEWPEY; from the coding sequence ATGGCCAAGTCAAAGATCGCTATATCTCTCGATGAGAATACCCTCGATCGCCTCGATCGCCTCGTGCAAGGTGAGGTCTTCCCGAATCGCAGCCACGCGATTCAGGTGGCGGTCGAGGAGAAATTGGAACGCCTCAAGCGGAGCCGTCTTGCCCAGGAGTGCGCGAAGCTGGATCCTGCCTTTGAGAAGGCCCTTGCGGAGGAGGGGCTTTCGGAGGAGTTATCAGAATGGCCCGAATACTGA
- a CDS encoding DUF1330 domain-containing protein, protein MSKAYWVSAYRAVKDPDKLAAYAKLAGPAITAGGGRILARGEPAKVYEYGLKQRIVLIEFDSVEQAVATHDSPGYQAALAALGDGAEREIRIVVGV, encoded by the coding sequence ATGTCAAAGGCCTATTGGGTCAGCGCATATCGTGCGGTAAAGGACCCTGACAAACTTGCCGCATACGCGAAGCTTGCCGGTCCAGCAATTACTGCCGGCGGAGGACGCATTCTCGCGCGTGGCGAGCCGGCGAAGGTGTACGAATACGGCTTGAAACAGCGCATCGTTCTGATCGAGTTCGATAGTGTGGAGCAGGCTGTTGCCACCCATGACAGTCCCGGCTACCAGGCCGCGCTCGCCGCTCTTGGCGACGGCGCCGAACGGGAAATTCGCATTGTCGTAGGCGTCTGA
- a CDS encoding MFS transporter, translating to MNDIRAATPASVMPIKGINNPGQVLFASLIGTTIEFFDFYIYATAAVLVFPRLFFPTSDPASAMLASLATFGIAFLARPVGSALFGHFGDRVGRKTTLVAALLTMGVSTVAIGALPTYATIGVAAPLLLAICRFGQGLGLGGEWGGAVLLAIENAPPGKRAWYGMFPQFGAPVGFLFSGGIFLALSEWFTDNQFFAYGWRIPFLSSAALVLVGLYVRLTITETPVFRDALKGREPVKVPMLAVLRDHSKVLVVGVVVSLTAFVLFYLMTVFALSWGTSALGFTREKFLIIQLFGILFFALTIPLAAVMAERGRRRMLMWVNGGIFAFGLMFAPMFAAGTAGAVMTMVVGLCLMGLVYGPLGTVLSELFPTSVRYSGSSLTFNMAGIFGASLAPYAATYLATTYGLQYVGYYLSASAVLTFIGLIVSRETKDDVL from the coding sequence ATGAACGACATTCGCGCAGCGACTCCAGCCTCCGTCATGCCGATTAAGGGCATCAACAACCCCGGTCAGGTCCTGTTTGCCAGCCTGATCGGCACCACCATCGAATTCTTTGACTTCTACATCTACGCCACGGCCGCGGTGCTCGTGTTTCCACGACTGTTCTTTCCGACGTCCGATCCGGCGTCCGCCATGCTCGCCTCACTGGCGACCTTCGGCATCGCCTTTCTTGCGCGACCGGTTGGCTCCGCGCTCTTTGGCCACTTTGGCGATCGTGTTGGCCGCAAGACGACGCTGGTCGCTGCGCTGCTGACGATGGGCGTGTCGACGGTGGCCATCGGGGCGCTGCCGACGTACGCGACGATCGGTGTCGCGGCGCCGCTACTGCTGGCGATTTGCCGCTTCGGCCAGGGCCTGGGGCTAGGCGGAGAGTGGGGCGGCGCCGTGCTGTTGGCGATCGAGAATGCGCCGCCCGGAAAGCGCGCGTGGTACGGTATGTTCCCGCAGTTCGGCGCGCCGGTCGGGTTTCTGTTCTCCGGCGGCATCTTTCTCGCACTCTCCGAGTGGTTTACCGATAATCAGTTTTTCGCGTATGGCTGGCGCATTCCGTTTCTCTCCAGCGCCGCGTTGGTGCTCGTCGGTCTCTACGTGCGGCTGACGATTACCGAGACGCCCGTCTTCCGCGATGCGTTGAAGGGCCGCGAGCCGGTGAAGGTGCCGATGCTGGCGGTGCTCCGCGATCACAGTAAGGTGCTCGTCGTGGGTGTCGTCGTATCGCTTACGGCCTTTGTGCTGTTCTATCTGATGACCGTCTTCGCGCTCTCGTGGGGGACCAGCGCGCTTGGCTTCACCCGCGAGAAGTTCCTTATCATCCAACTGTTCGGCATCCTGTTCTTCGCGCTGACGATCCCACTCGCCGCCGTCATGGCCGAGCGGGGGCGCCGCCGCATGCTGATGTGGGTGAACGGCGGCATCTTCGCGTTCGGCCTGATGTTCGCGCCGATGTTCGCCGCCGGCACGGCGGGCGCGGTGATGACGATGGTCGTGGGGCTGTGTCTGATGGGCCTGGTCTACGGACCATTGGGCACGGTGCTCTCAGAGCTGTTTCCGACCAGCGTGCGGTACTCCGGCAGTTCGCTGACATTCAACATGGCCGGCATCTTCGGCGCCTCGCTGGCGCCGTACGCCGCGACATACCTCGCCACGACGTATGGGTTGCAGTACGTCGGCTACTATCTGTCCGCGTCGGCGGTCTTGACGTTCATCGGGCTGATCGTGTCGCGCGAAACGAAAGACGACGTGCTCTGA
- a CDS encoding DUF4440 domain-containing protein yields the protein MKLMSLSSIFVAATLVGCASNLVAQASAQGVRTESCKATSEAEIASLFDRWNRSLQTGDPHKVVANYAERSILLPTVSNKPRLTPAEKEDYFHHFLEDRPSGKIDLRFVEIDCNTAVDAGLYTFTFAKTGATVSGRYSYTYRWNGSEWLITSHHSSAMPEKK from the coding sequence ATGAAACTCATGTCGTTAAGTTCGATTTTTGTTGCTGCAACCCTCGTAGGCTGTGCCTCAAACCTAGTCGCACAGGCCAGTGCGCAAGGTGTACGCACGGAAAGCTGCAAGGCAACATCCGAAGCGGAAATCGCGTCACTGTTTGATCGATGGAATCGGTCGTTGCAAACAGGTGATCCGCATAAGGTAGTCGCCAACTACGCGGAGCGGTCAATCCTCTTGCCCACCGTTTCAAACAAGCCACGTCTCACGCCAGCCGAGAAGGAGGATTACTTCCATCACTTTCTGGAGGACCGCCCCTCCGGCAAGATTGACTTGCGATTTGTTGAGATCGATTGCAACACCGCGGTTGATGCTGGTCTTTATACATTTACGTTTGCCAAGACAGGGGCAACGGTCAGCGGACGCTATAGCTACACCTATCGCTGGAATGGTTCTGAGTGGCTAATTACAAGCCACCATTCCTCAGCAATGCCTGAGAAGAAGTAA
- a CDS encoding HigA family addiction module antitoxin — protein MAMKTPPHPDEIIREEIIEALDLTVTSAAEILGVRRATLSDVTNGKASVSAEMALRLKKAFGVSMDLLLKMQAGYDAAQARMHGDQIKVKRFKPASARF, from the coding sequence ATGGCGATGAAGACCCCGCCCCATCCGGACGAAATTATCCGAGAGGAGATTATCGAGGCGCTCGATTTGACTGTCACGAGTGCGGCTGAGATTCTCGGCGTTCGCCGCGCCACGCTGTCCGATGTCACCAACGGCAAGGCGTCTGTGTCCGCTGAGATGGCCCTGCGCCTGAAAAAGGCCTTCGGTGTCAGTATGGATCTGCTCTTGAAAATGCAGGCCGGCTACGATGCCGCCCAGGCCCGCATGCATGGCGATCAGATCAAGGTCAAGCGCTTTAAGCCTGCAAGCGCACGGTTCTAA